The DNA window ACCGGGAATGGTGATGAAGCTCTGCTGACTTTGCGTTGAAGAGCGAAAAAAGCTGCTTTGATTGCCTCGGCCCAAGGTGAGCTTTAGCTTGTGCCACTCAGCCCGTTTGTGCAGTAAACGAAAGTCAAAATCAATTACGTTCCAACCGATGATGACATCCGGATCGAACTGTTCAAACCAGTGAATCAGCCGCTCAAGCAACTGCTTTTCGTCATCGACCCACTCAATGGGCGTGTGTGAATCTTGAGCTTGGCCAATCATGATCACTCGGCTATCCATTGGACTGTCGAGGCCGATAGAGTAGAGGATGCCTTTTTCCGAACATTCAATGTCCAGCGACACCACCGAAAGTGTCGGCACATAGTCACCTTTACGGCATTTGGCCTGTTTGACGCGAACAAACTTCTCCTGTGGTTGAGGCTTGCCGACAAACTCCACCGAGCCTTGAATGAAACGCTCCATCAGAAATCGGTCTGCGAGACGAACATCGGCCTCTAACACCAGAATATCGTGTTGTTGTAACCAAGCAGCGAGGCTAGTTGACTCTTTGATGGTGGCACAATAGCAGGCCGCCACAGGGCGGTACTCAAAGTTTTTCAGCGGTAGAGGAGTAAGCTGCGCGTGATGCCCGCCCTCCAGAAGCAAGTTTTCGATACGAGGCAGATCACTTTGCAGCACAAAGAACACCGGTTTTTCACCTTCGATCAGCAGCTGGTAAGGGCCATGTGGCGTGCTCAGCCACAACTCAAGTTGAGTTGTGGCAAATTTATCGCGAGATTGGCGTGTTAGAACGAACCCAGGTGTGGTGGTCAAAATATCTGCCTGTAGATGCTATTGCTCTGCTGATGTTAGCAAAGTCTACAAAAGGTTCAGAACTTTATCGTCAGATAAGCCGTGATTGATGGATATTTGAACATTTACTCTATGATAAACATGATGTAGGTAAAATTACTGAGCATTGGTCACAACTAACAGTCTCCTTTTTAAAACAAAATTGTTAGAGTGGCTCGCTATATTCGCGTCGGCATTGAATAAGTCCTTGCTAAAGTTTGCGATTAGGCACATATTCTTAGCAGGCATTTCTGAGGAAATGCGGTAGTATAGGCAAGCGTACTGATATCCACATTTATGTGGGTGCAGAGCCATTAAATAGTGTGGAGATACAAGTTTGATTAATGTTTTCCTTGTAGATGATCACGAGCTGGTTCGCACAGGGATACGACGTATTATTGAAGACGTCCGTGGAATGAACGTAGCAGGAGAAGCTGATAGCGGTGAGAATGCAGTAAAATGGTGTCGCACGAATCATGCTGATGTCGTTTTGATGGATATGAACATGCCTGGAATTGGCGGCTTGGAAGCAACCAAAAAAATCCTGCGTGTTAATCCGGATGTAAAAATCATCGTCTTGACTGTTCATACGGAAAATCCGTTTCCAACTAAAGTGATGCAAGCCGGGGCCTCTGGCTATTTAACAAAAGGGGCTGGTCCAGATGAAATGGTCAATGCAATCCGCATTGTGAATAGCGGACAGCGTTATATTTCTCCGGAAATCGCACAGCAAATGGCATTGAGCCAGTTTTCGCCAGCCTCTGAAAATCCGTTTAAAGATTTATCAGAGCGTGAGCTGCAAATCATGATGATGATCACTAAGGGACAAAAAGTCACCGACATCTCTGAGCAGTTGAACCTCAGCCCGAAAACGGTCAACAGCTATCGCTACCGTTTGTTTAACAAGCTGGATATTAACGGTGACGTTGAATTGACTCACCTTGCCATCCGTCATGGAATGCTGGATACCGAGACTCTCTAGTTGTGACCCTTCCTTTCGACTCGGTATCTTTCCTTAAGACAGTGACTCATCAGCCCGGCGTTTATCGAATGTATAACGCCGACGCTGTGGTGATTTACGTCGGTAAAGCCAAAGATCTTAAAAAACGCCTCTCGAGTTATTTTCGTAAGAAAGTCGACAGTGAGAAAACGCGCGCGTTGGTCAGCAATATTGCTAAGATCG is part of the Vibrio cidicii genome and encodes:
- the uvrY gene encoding UvrY/SirA/GacA family response regulator transcription factor, producing the protein MINVFLVDDHELVRTGIRRIIEDVRGMNVAGEADSGENAVKWCRTNHADVVLMDMNMPGIGGLEATKKILRVNPDVKIIVLTVHTENPFPTKVMQAGASGYLTKGAGPDEMVNAIRIVNSGQRYISPEIAQQMALSQFSPASENPFKDLSERELQIMMMITKGQKVTDISEQLNLSPKTVNSYRYRLFNKLDINGDVELTHLAIRHGMLDTETL